A window of Auraticoccus monumenti contains these coding sequences:
- a CDS encoding SDR family oxidoreductase produces MSTTWFITGTSTGFGRLLTEALLARGDRVAATLRRPEALDDLRAEHGDRLWVASLDVTDREQVHRVVTSAFDDLGRIDVVVNNAGYGVFASVEEASDEQIRQVVDTNLLGSIDVIRAALPRLRAQGDGRILQVSTAGGQTTYPNFSYYHASKWGVEGFCQTLAAEVAPFGIAVTIVEPGATPTSFGSSLATAPTMPEYEHTPAGDVRRALASGAFPLPSDPARIVGAMIDLVDGDATPLRLPLGPDTYADVRAALVARLAEHDAHRDVALSVASDEHLAASA; encoded by the coding sequence ATGAGCACCACCTGGTTCATCACCGGCACCTCCACCGGCTTCGGCCGACTGCTCACCGAGGCGCTGCTGGCCCGCGGCGACCGGGTCGCGGCCACCCTCCGCCGGCCCGAGGCCCTCGACGACCTCCGCGCCGAGCACGGCGACCGCCTCTGGGTGGCCTCCCTCGACGTCACCGACCGCGAGCAGGTCCACCGTGTGGTGACCTCGGCCTTCGACGACCTGGGACGCATCGACGTGGTGGTCAACAACGCCGGCTACGGCGTCTTCGCCTCGGTCGAGGAGGCCAGCGACGAGCAGATCCGGCAGGTGGTCGACACCAACCTGCTCGGCTCGATCGACGTCATCCGCGCCGCCCTGCCCCGGCTGCGCGCCCAGGGCGATGGCCGCATCCTGCAGGTCTCCACCGCCGGGGGCCAGACCACCTACCCCAACTTCAGCTACTACCACGCCTCGAAGTGGGGCGTCGAGGGCTTCTGCCAGACCCTCGCCGCGGAGGTCGCCCCCTTCGGCATCGCGGTGACCATCGTCGAGCCCGGCGCGACACCGACCTCGTTCGGCAGCTCGCTGGCCACCGCCCCGACCATGCCCGAGTACGAGCACACCCCGGCCGGGGACGTCCGCCGCGCCCTGGCCAGCGGCGCCTTCCCGCTGCCCAGCGACCCCGCCAGGATCGTCGGCGCGATGATCGACCTGGTCGACGGGGACGCCACCCCGCTGCGTCTCCCGCTGGGGCCCGACACCTACGCCGACGTCCGCGCCGCCCTGGTGGCCCGGCTGGCCGAGCACGACGCCCACCGCGACGTCGCCCTCTCCGTCGCCAGCGACGAGCACCTGGCCGCCTCCGCCTGA
- a CDS encoding LysM peptidoglycan-binding domain-containing protein → MTKHTIARRAAGAVAAVGLAAGLSLVGTTTAQADSVWDEVAQCESGGNWSINTGNGYYGGLQFSQSTWQAYGGSGRADQASKSEQIRVAKATLQGQGPGAWPVCGARAGLTRSNGGAASSGSESARSSSNQTSRSQQSTRQQPQQQQSTQQQAQPKRSNGGWSQQGSSTPKRAVTGETVSVRAGDTLNIIAQREGVRGGWKALYELNSDKISNPNLIFVGQTLTVG, encoded by the coding sequence ATGACGAAGCACACCATCGCACGACGCGCCGCGGGGGCCGTCGCCGCAGTCGGCCTCGCGGCCGGGCTCTCCCTGGTCGGGACCACCACGGCCCAGGCGGACAGCGTGTGGGACGAGGTCGCGCAGTGCGAGAGCGGCGGCAACTGGTCGATCAACACCGGTAACGGCTACTACGGTGGCCTGCAGTTCTCCCAGTCCACCTGGCAGGCCTACGGCGGCTCCGGTCGTGCGGACCAGGCCAGCAAGTCCGAGCAGATCCGCGTGGCCAAGGCGACCCTGCAGGGGCAGGGCCCGGGTGCGTGGCCGGTCTGCGGTGCCAGGGCCGGTCTGACCCGGTCCAACGGCGGCGCGGCCTCCTCCGGCTCGGAGTCCGCCCGCTCGAGCTCCAACCAGACCAGCCGCTCGCAGCAGTCGACGAGGCAGCAGCCGCAGCAGCAGCAGTCGACCCAGCAGCAGGCCCAGCCGAAGCGCTCCAACGGCGGCTGGTCCCAGCAGGGCTCCAGCACGCCCAAGCGCGCGGTGACCGGCGAGACCGTCAGCGTCCGCGCCGGCGACACCCTCAACATCATCGCCCAGCGGGAGGGTGTCCGGGGTGGCTGGAAGGCGCTGTACGAGCTGAACTCGGACAAGATCAGCAACCCGAACCTCATCTTCGTCGGTCAGACCCTGACCGTCGGCTGA
- a CDS encoding phosphotransferase enzyme family protein codes for MLPLGVSMLWEPVEAGAALRERFGFGGLAEVSAWLAEVLRGTWAITAEDADRLVISDQNAVVWVASDRGPLVVKWSRAPERFARLDVSAELLGVLAGRGVPVAAPVPSVDGRARVVLDGPHGPLSVTVLPELAGDWLDVTDLAAVRSAGACLARLHEALRDQTGTRLAQDPAVEGLRSRVERWSATGDRGLAPDASRRLGDALAGLTEPHEAPQLVHNDFRAANLLVLHSEVVAVLDFDEMVVDHPVVDLAHSAVYLATRFTGWGPTPLPARKAFRAGYESVRPLGPVEARWYEVLVLWQSIAAVPVGEDPTGWAGAV; via the coding sequence ATGCTGCCGCTCGGGGTGTCCATGCTGTGGGAGCCGGTCGAGGCGGGGGCGGCACTGCGTGAGCGGTTCGGCTTCGGTGGTCTCGCCGAGGTCTCGGCGTGGCTCGCGGAGGTGCTGCGCGGGACCTGGGCGATCACCGCCGAGGACGCCGACCGGCTGGTGATCAGCGACCAGAACGCCGTGGTGTGGGTGGCCAGCGACCGCGGACCCCTGGTGGTCAAGTGGTCGCGGGCACCGGAGCGCTTCGCACGCCTGGACGTCTCGGCCGAGCTGCTCGGGGTCCTCGCCGGACGCGGCGTGCCCGTGGCCGCGCCGGTCCCCTCGGTGGACGGCCGTGCCCGCGTGGTGCTCGACGGACCGCACGGGCCGTTGTCGGTGACGGTGCTGCCGGAGCTGGCCGGTGACTGGCTGGACGTCACGGACCTCGCTGCCGTGCGGTCTGCCGGAGCCTGTCTGGCCCGGCTGCACGAAGCGCTGCGAGACCAGACCGGCACCCGGCTCGCGCAGGACCCGGCGGTCGAGGGGCTCCGGTCGCGGGTCGAGCGCTGGTCGGCGACCGGGGACCGTGGCCTCGCCCCGGACGCGTCCCGGCGGCTGGGCGACGCGCTGGCCGGACTCACGGAGCCGCACGAGGCACCCCAGCTGGTGCACAACGACTTCCGGGCCGCGAACCTGCTGGTGCTTCACTCCGAGGTGGTGGCCGTGCTGGACTTCGACGAGATGGTGGTCGACCACCCGGTGGTGGACCTCGCCCACTCCGCGGTCTACCTCGCCACCCGGTTCACCGGCTGGGGCCCGACCCCGCTGCCGGCCCGGAAGGCGTTCCGCGCCGGCTACGAGTCGGTGCGACCGCTCGGGCCCGTCGAGGCGCGGTGGTACGAGGTGCTCGTGCTGTGGCAGTCCATCGCCGCCGTCCCCGTCGGCGAGGACCCGACGGGGTGGGCCGGGGCCGTCTGA
- a CDS encoding sirohydrochlorin chelatase: MSEAPKWTSTAGEQATPPGPVLLLCAHGTDNLEGRAVVDALAARVAARGVRVEQTWVDVQYPQVEEVLTGLVGAGERVVVVPALLSAGYHTQVDIAGAVAAHPGRALATAALGPDPRLADLLHRRLVEAGAEPTDAVVLAAAGSSRGEAAEAVREVAALLEQRWGGPVSVGFGAKAEPSVAEAVRAARVGTSGRVVIASYLLAPGFFHDRLVDQGADVVTAPLGVAEELDEIVLARYRSEANL; encoded by the coding sequence GTGAGTGAGGCACCGAAGTGGACGTCCACCGCCGGGGAGCAGGCGACGCCGCCGGGGCCGGTGCTGCTGCTCTGCGCCCACGGGACCGACAACCTCGAGGGGCGGGCCGTGGTGGACGCGCTGGCCGCGAGGGTGGCCGCGCGCGGGGTGCGGGTGGAGCAGACCTGGGTCGACGTCCAGTACCCCCAGGTCGAGGAGGTGCTGACGGGACTGGTCGGCGCGGGGGAGCGGGTGGTGGTGGTGCCGGCGCTGCTGTCGGCCGGCTACCACACCCAGGTGGACATCGCCGGGGCCGTGGCCGCCCACCCGGGACGCGCGCTGGCCACCGCGGCCCTGGGACCGGACCCCCGGCTGGCGGACCTGCTGCACCGGCGGCTGGTCGAGGCCGGCGCCGAGCCCACAGACGCCGTGGTGCTGGCGGCGGCCGGGTCCAGCCGCGGTGAGGCCGCCGAGGCCGTGCGCGAGGTGGCGGCCCTGCTGGAGCAGCGCTGGGGCGGTCCGGTGTCGGTCGGGTTCGGGGCGAAGGCCGAGCCGTCGGTGGCCGAGGCCGTGCGCGCGGCCCGGGTGGGGACGTCCGGCCGGGTGGTCATCGCCTCCTACCTGCTGGCCCCCGGCTTCTTCCACGACCGGCTGGTCGACCAGGGGGCCGACGTGGTGACGGCGCCGCTGGGGGTGGCCGAGGAGCTCGACGAGATCGTGCTAGCCCGCTACCGGAGCGAAGCGAACCTGTGA
- a CDS encoding AAA family ATPase — translation MRIKSAHLHNFRRFTDLRVQDLAETARLIVLAGPNGVGKSSFFDGLITWYRRTAWNAVQGSAQYNAKVGAVDASEYYDRVSVELHGPSRAPSELKQAGVYFRSAYRHEVDFNIKNLAQQPSPTERGELRRAVDADQSVSENYQRLLWQTFSAVYDEDTPDSSTKLEIRERLTGKLREALLRVFPELTLGRVGGLGRGHSFEFTKGTAAGFPYVNLSAGEKAVFDLLLDAVVKAEYYQDAIWCIDEPEVHIGTKAQGLLLRELLALVPSQSQLFLASHSIGFMSEAVQLASTTPEEVAFLDFGEHNFDDSVVMAPVTPTREFWKKALRVALEDIALLVAPSTLVLCEGGADEFDAKCYRTIFGQAYPDVDFVSVGNSDDAQNDKVGLTSALQTITEGTSVIRLRDRDLATDLEVAEWDSQGVRTLGRRHIESYLYDQEVLDALCEELGKPEMKETVAGIRNTRMGELAARSKDADDVKAASGLMFTDIRRALGISGAGTKAPAFAQRYLAPLIRSGMNVYDELESSIFGVGD, via the coding sequence ATGAGAATCAAAAGCGCGCATCTGCACAACTTTCGCCGCTTCACCGACCTGAGGGTGCAAGATCTTGCGGAGACCGCGCGACTCATAGTCCTCGCGGGGCCAAATGGAGTCGGTAAGTCGTCGTTCTTCGACGGTCTCATTACTTGGTATCGAAGAACAGCTTGGAACGCCGTACAGGGCAGCGCTCAGTATAATGCAAAAGTCGGAGCGGTAGATGCCTCGGAGTACTACGATCGGGTGTCTGTTGAATTGCATGGTCCCTCAAGAGCACCGTCAGAATTGAAGCAAGCGGGTGTTTACTTCCGAAGTGCTTACCGACATGAAGTCGACTTCAACATAAAGAACCTTGCACAACAGCCATCACCAACAGAAAGAGGCGAACTTCGTCGAGCGGTCGATGCCGATCAGTCCGTTTCCGAGAATTACCAACGCCTGCTCTGGCAAACTTTCTCCGCAGTGTATGACGAAGACACTCCCGACTCGTCCACCAAGTTGGAGATTCGCGAGAGACTTACGGGAAAACTACGCGAAGCTCTCCTGCGAGTTTTTCCAGAGTTGACGTTGGGTCGCGTAGGCGGTCTAGGTCGAGGACACTCCTTCGAATTCACTAAAGGTACCGCCGCAGGGTTCCCGTATGTGAACCTCTCGGCGGGCGAAAAGGCCGTGTTTGATCTGCTACTTGATGCAGTCGTCAAAGCGGAGTATTACCAAGATGCTATCTGGTGTATTGATGAACCGGAGGTCCATATTGGCACCAAGGCGCAAGGGCTACTACTCCGTGAACTGCTTGCACTAGTGCCGAGCCAGTCACAGCTGTTCTTGGCTTCACACAGCATTGGATTCATGAGCGAAGCGGTGCAGTTAGCCAGTACGACGCCAGAGGAAGTGGCTTTCCTGGACTTCGGAGAGCACAACTTTGATGACTCGGTAGTGATGGCTCCCGTGACACCGACCCGGGAATTCTGGAAAAAGGCCCTCCGAGTGGCTTTGGAAGATATTGCTCTGCTTGTGGCACCCAGCACGCTCGTTCTATGCGAGGGCGGCGCGGACGAGTTCGACGCGAAGTGCTATCGAACAATTTTTGGTCAAGCCTACCCCGATGTGGATTTCGTTTCAGTAGGGAACAGTGACGATGCTCAAAATGACAAAGTAGGCTTGACGTCTGCGCTTCAAACTATCACTGAAGGAACTTCGGTAATCCGCCTCCGGGATCGCGACCTTGCTACCGATCTCGAAGTCGCTGAATGGGATTCGCAGGGTGTTCGTACGCTCGGACGACGTCACATCGAGTCCTACCTCTACGACCAGGAAGTGCTGGACGCACTGTGCGAGGAGCTTGGTAAGCCGGAGATGAAGGAAACCGTGGCAGGGATCAGGAATACGCGAATGGGGGAACTTGCAGCTAGGAGCAAGGACGCCGACGACGTCAAAGCTGCATCTGGCCTTATGTTCACGGACATTCGAAGGGCTCTCGGGATATCTGGTGCCGGCACCAAGGCTCCCGCTTTCGCGCAGCGGTACCTTGCCCCGCTGATCCGCAGCGGCATGAACGTGTACGACGAGTTGGAGTCAAGCATCTTCGGCGTAGGCGATTGA
- a CDS encoding LysE family translocator, producing the protein MPPGANLAAFALAAAVLIAVPGPSVLFVIGRSLSSGRRVGLLTVLGNAMGMLPQVLAVAAGVGALLAQSVVAFTVLKTVGALYLVYLGVQAIRHRHQTTAAATTTDTRPAAEVPASRSLREGFLVGITNPKSAIFFVAVLPQFTAPATGSVWSQILVLGTVHLLIGLAFDTVWALTAGAARGWLTRDPRRLPRLGATGGVMMIGVGATVALSDRQL; encoded by the coding sequence ATGCCTCCTGGCGCCAACCTGGCCGCCTTCGCCCTCGCCGCGGCCGTCCTGATCGCTGTTCCTGGACCGAGTGTCCTGTTCGTCATCGGCCGGTCCCTGTCGTCCGGTCGACGCGTGGGTCTGCTCACCGTCCTCGGGAACGCCATGGGGATGCTGCCGCAGGTGCTCGCCGTCGCCGCCGGCGTCGGGGCTCTGCTCGCGCAGTCCGTGGTCGCCTTCACCGTCCTGAAGACGGTGGGGGCCCTCTACCTCGTCTACCTCGGAGTCCAGGCCATCCGGCACCGCCACCAGACGACGGCTGCTGCTACGACGACCGACACGCGCCCCGCGGCTGAGGTCCCCGCGAGCAGGTCGCTGCGCGAGGGCTTCCTCGTGGGCATCACCAACCCCAAGTCGGCGATCTTCTTCGTCGCGGTCCTGCCGCAGTTCACCGCTCCGGCCACCGGCTCGGTCTGGAGCCAGATCCTCGTCCTCGGGACGGTCCACCTCCTCATCGGGCTGGCCTTCGACACCGTCTGGGCACTGACCGCCGGCGCAGCCCGCGGTTGGCTCACCCGTGACCCGCGGCGTCTACCCCGCCTCGGCGCCACCGGCGGCGTGATGATGATCGGCGTCGGCGCCACCGTCGCGCTCTCAGACCGCCAGCTCTGA
- a CDS encoding alpha/beta hydrolase has translation MPTTTTRTARGPFPVLCVLVALLLVACTPGRSGPGGDPSSGAPSASTSSSPSAEDENPDRPDPQVPDVRPEGFVDPPPGSGLQRYAGQTPAWTPCEAHQCATVKVPLDHGDPDGQAITLSLLKVPATAEPRLGTLFVNPGGPGFGGTGTAKDFTRTGLEQYDVVGWDPRGVGGSTPVRCFQGEDVDAYMALDTSPDDSAERQALVVANRSFGQSCLERSGTLLQHISTLDTVRDLDLLRQMVGDERLSYLGYSYGTYIGSVYAELFPTRVGRLVLDSAVNISEEEDVTQAVGFDRALTSFADWCVARGCQLGSSREEVLQGITTIFDATDVQPMPTRSERRLTQSLAVTGVVVLLYSEQSWPQLREALELAADGDGDALLFYADAYNARGEDGQYGQSTFAFPAISCVDRHDEGLDQALEDWESDEEVAPIFGRYFGPALTCPVWPVAPKVLEEPIRGAGADPVLVVGTTGDSATPYEYAVSMADQLESGHLLTLEGEGHGAYGDGSTCIDQAVVGYLVEGTLPPEGTRCRE, from the coding sequence GTGCCGACGACCACCACCCGCACCGCACGCGGACCGTTCCCGGTGCTGTGCGTGCTGGTGGCGCTCCTGCTGGTGGCCTGCACCCCGGGTCGGTCCGGTCCCGGCGGTGACCCTTCCTCGGGGGCCCCGTCGGCCAGCACGTCGTCCTCCCCGTCGGCCGAGGACGAGAACCCCGACCGGCCGGACCCGCAGGTGCCCGACGTGCGTCCCGAGGGATTCGTCGACCCGCCGCCCGGGAGCGGCCTGCAGCGCTACGCGGGGCAGACGCCGGCCTGGACGCCCTGCGAGGCGCACCAGTGCGCCACGGTCAAGGTCCCGCTGGACCACGGCGACCCCGACGGGCAGGCCATCACCCTGAGCCTGCTGAAGGTGCCGGCCACGGCCGAGCCGCGGCTGGGCACGCTCTTCGTCAACCCGGGCGGCCCCGGGTTCGGCGGCACCGGCACGGCCAAGGACTTCACCCGCACCGGCCTGGAGCAGTACGACGTCGTGGGCTGGGACCCGCGCGGCGTCGGCGGCTCCACCCCGGTGCGCTGCTTCCAGGGCGAGGACGTCGACGCCTACATGGCCCTGGACACCTCGCCGGATGACTCCGCCGAGCGCCAGGCGCTCGTGGTGGCCAACCGCTCCTTCGGCCAGTCCTGCCTGGAGCGCTCGGGGACCCTGCTGCAGCACATCAGCACCCTGGACACCGTCCGCGACCTCGACCTGCTCCGACAGATGGTCGGGGACGAGAGGCTCAGCTACCTGGGCTACTCCTACGGCACCTACATCGGCTCGGTCTACGCCGAGCTGTTCCCCACCCGGGTCGGGCGGCTGGTGCTGGACTCGGCGGTCAACATCAGCGAGGAGGAGGACGTCACCCAGGCGGTCGGCTTCGACCGGGCCCTGACCAGCTTCGCCGACTGGTGCGTCGCCCGGGGCTGCCAGCTGGGCAGCAGCCGGGAGGAGGTGCTGCAGGGGATCACCACGATCTTCGACGCCACCGACGTCCAGCCCATGCCCACCCGCTCCGAGCGCCGCCTGACCCAGTCGCTGGCCGTCACCGGCGTGGTGGTGCTGCTGTACTCCGAGCAGAGCTGGCCGCAGCTGCGCGAGGCGCTGGAGCTGGCTGCGGACGGCGACGGGGACGCGCTGCTGTTCTACGCCGACGCCTACAACGCCCGCGGCGAGGACGGCCAGTACGGGCAGAGCACCTTCGCCTTCCCGGCGATCTCCTGCGTCGACCGGCACGACGAGGGTCTGGACCAGGCGCTGGAGGACTGGGAGAGCGACGAGGAGGTGGCCCCGATCTTCGGGCGCTACTTCGGCCCGGCGCTGACCTGCCCGGTCTGGCCGGTGGCGCCGAAGGTGCTGGAGGAGCCGATCCGGGGGGCGGGTGCGGACCCGGTCCTGGTGGTGGGCACCACCGGGGACTCGGCCACGCCGTACGAGTACGCGGTCTCGATGGCCGACCAGCTGGAGTCCGGTCACCTGCTCACCCTGGAGGGCGAGGGTCACGGGGCCTACGGCGACGGCAGCACCTGCATCGACCAGGCGGTGGTCGGCTACCTCGTGGAGGGGACGCTGCCGCCGGAGGGGACCCGTTGCCGTGAGTGA
- a CDS encoding nuclear transport factor 2 family protein, translating to MRAVEVEAEVLAAAEARGRALGDGDELGLRALLHPAFVWTSHRGDVFDRDGYLRSNARGRNRWYGQRLEDPVVVVDGDVAVLRCVVADDVDTGAGRHTARMLITQTWVRRDGRWVCLAGHAGPRLD from the coding sequence GTGCGCGCGGTGGAGGTCGAGGCGGAGGTGCTGGCTGCCGCGGAAGCCCGTGGCCGGGCGCTCGGCGACGGCGACGAGCTGGGGCTGAGGGCACTGCTGCACCCCGCCTTCGTCTGGACGTCGCACCGGGGCGACGTCTTCGACCGGGATGGCTATCTCCGGTCCAACGCGAGGGGGCGCAACCGCTGGTACGGCCAGCGCCTCGAGGACCCGGTGGTGGTCGTCGACGGTGACGTCGCCGTGCTGCGGTGCGTGGTCGCCGACGACGTGGACACCGGTGCGGGTCGTCACACCGCACGGATGCTGATCACCCAGACCTGGGTGCGCCGGGACGGTCGCTGGGTCTGCCTCGCCGGGCACGCCGGCCCACGACTGGACTGA
- a CDS encoding tyrosine-type recombinase/integrase, with protein sequence MGAADPNKRARTVPLVNEVASIVDRWASGKDAGDWLFAAPEGGPLREGNWKRAVRWSQATVAIGRQGLRVHDLRHTAASVWLGSGADPKVVQRVLGHATASMTMDLYGHLIDRNLWEAAARLGDTAGTRARSAQGLQGAGDVVQLRESASD encoded by the coding sequence ATCGGTGCAGCAGACCCGAACAAGCGTGCCAGGACGGTGCCCCTGGTCAACGAGGTGGCCTCGATCGTGGACCGCTGGGCGAGTGGCAAGGACGCCGGCGACTGGCTCTTCGCCGCTCCTGAGGGTGGCCCTTTGCGGGAGGGCAACTGGAAGCGCGCTGTGCGGTGGAGTCAGGCCACTGTCGCGATCGGTCGTCAGGGGCTTCGCGTGCACGACCTGCGGCACACCGCGGCGTCGGTCTGGTTGGGCTCTGGAGCGGACCCGAAGGTGGTTCAGCGGGTGCTCGGGCACGCCACGGCGTCGATGACGATGGACCTCTACGGGCACCTGATCGACCGCAACCTGTGGGAGGCGGCGGCGCGTCTTGGGGACACGGCGGGGACACGAGCCCGTTCTGCGCAGGGTCTCCAGGGTGCTGGTGACGTGGTGCAGTTGCGCGAAAGCGCGTCGGACTAG
- a CDS encoding IS3 family transposase (programmed frameshift) produces MPRPHPKEFRDDVVAVARRGDAPIAEIARDFGISESCLRNWLAKADAEDGHRPGATLTDSAELKELRRRNRLLEQENEVLRRAAAYLSQANLPKMMYPLVRELAADGIPVTVTCRVLKLARQPYYRWLAAPITPRMLQQAHLANALFDAHRDDPEFGHRLLGDEARAWGHRACDRTVWRICSTNRWWSVFGKKRGANGKKPGPPAHDDLVRREFTAAAANRLWLTDITEHPTAEGKLYLCAIKDLFSGRIVGYSMSSRMRSQLAVDALASAVARRGGGVNGCVVHSDRGSQFRSRRFLDELRRHHLVGSMGQVASAGDNAAMESFFSLLQKNVLDRRCWATRAELRLAIITWIEKTYHRRRRQARLGRLTPIEYETINSTQVALAA; encoded by the exons GTGCCCAGACCCCACCCCAAGGAGTTCCGTGACGATGTCGTGGCGGTGGCCCGCCGCGGCGATGCTCCGATCGCCGAGATCGCCCGAGACTTCGGCATCAGCGAGTCCTGCCTGCGGAACTGGCTCGCCAAGGCCGACGCCGAGGACGGCCACCGACCGGGCGCGACCTTGACAGACTCGGCCGAGCTGAAAGAGCTGCGCCGTCGCAATCGGCTGTTGGAGCAGGAGAACGAGGTCCTGCGCCGGGCTGCGGCCTACCTGTCTCAGGCGAACCTGCCG AAAATGATGTACCCGCTCGTCCGCGAGCTCGCCGCCGACGGGATCCCCGTCACGGTGACGTGCCGGGTACTCAAACTCGCCCGCCAGCCCTACTACCGCTGGCTCGCTGCACCGATCACGCCCCGCATGCTCCAACAGGCCCACCTGGCCAACGCGTTGTTCGACGCCCACCGCGACGACCCGGAGTTCGGTCACCGGCTCCTCGGTGACGAAGCCCGCGCTTGGGGTCACCGAGCCTGTGACCGGACAGTGTGGCGGATTTGCTCGACCAACCGCTGGTGGAGCGTGTTCGGGAAGAAGCGTGGAGCCAACGGCAAGAAGCCCGGCCCGCCGGCCCACGACGACCTGGTCCGGCGCGAGTTCACCGCGGCCGCTGCGAACAGGCTGTGGTTGACCGACATCACCGAGCACCCCACCGCCGAGGGCAAGCTCTACCTCTGCGCCATCAAGGACCTGTTCTCGGGCCGGATCGTCGGCTACTCCATGAGCAGCCGGATGAGGTCCCAGCTGGCCGTGGACGCGCTTGCCTCAGCAGTGGCCCGCCGCGGCGGTGGGGTGAACGGCTGCGTCGTCCACTCCGACCGTGGGTCGCAGTTTCGTTCCCGACGCTTCCTAGACGAGCTGCGCCGCCACCACCTGGTCGGGTCGATGGGCCAGGTCGCCTCCGCCGGTGACAACGCGGCGATGGAGTCCTTCTTCTCACTGCTGCAGAAGAACGTGCTGGACCGGCGCTGCTGGGCCACCCGTGCCGAGCTACGCCTGGCCATCATCACCTGGATCGAGAAGACCTACCACCGCCGCCGACGACAAGCCCGCCTGGGTCGACTGACCCCGATCGAGTACGAGACCATCAACAGCACTCAGGTCGCACTCGCCGCCTGA
- a CDS encoding MerR family transcriptional regulator, which produces MTTTTAPVFSIGEVSELTGLSTHTLRFYEKEELLPPVRRDGAGRRVFTEEEVAWLRVCTKLRSSGMPLPEIRRYAALALQGPGTEADRFEILRTHEARVQQQVADLQEALDVIHAKVEVYARHLDAGTADQLWRDGPSCEPPASP; this is translated from the coding sequence ATGACGACGACCACGGCGCCCGTGTTCAGCATCGGTGAGGTCAGCGAGCTGACCGGTCTGAGCACCCACACCCTCCGCTTCTACGAGAAGGAGGAGCTGCTGCCGCCGGTGCGGCGCGACGGCGCGGGCCGCCGGGTGTTCACCGAGGAGGAGGTGGCCTGGTTGCGGGTCTGCACCAAGCTCCGCTCCTCGGGGATGCCGCTGCCGGAGATCCGGCGCTACGCCGCGCTGGCCCTCCAGGGGCCGGGCACCGAGGCCGACCGGTTCGAGATCCTGCGCACCCACGAGGCCCGGGTGCAGCAGCAGGTCGCCGACCTCCAGGAGGCCCTGGACGTCATCCACGCCAAGGTCGAGGTCTACGCCCGCCACCTCGACGCCGGCACCGCCGACCAGCTGTGGCGTGACGGCCCCTCCTGCGAGCCACCCGCCAGCCCGTGA
- the cutA gene encoding divalent-cation tolerance protein CutA, whose translation MGTRYPRQQLRPIPDQATAVYRWKGEIYHDTEWQLWIKTTDERAKQLASWIPEHHSGDLPEVITLPITGGLPAYLDWITDETS comes from the coding sequence ATGGGCACTCGCTACCCACGCCAGCAGCTCCGCCCGATCCCAGACCAAGCGACGGCCGTCTACCGGTGGAAGGGCGAGATCTACCACGACACCGAGTGGCAACTCTGGATCAAGACCACCGACGAACGCGCCAAGCAGCTCGCGAGCTGGATCCCCGAGCACCACTCTGGCGACCTGCCTGAGGTCATCACCCTGCCAATCACCGGCGGACTGCCGGCCTACCTGGACTGGATTACCGACGAGACGAGTTAG